Genomic DNA from Peribacillus simplex NBRC 15720 = DSM 1321:
CTAGACGGTCCTCCTTTTAATTAGAGCGTATTCTAGTTTTACATGTTTGACCACTTCAGGATTCTCAAATAAGTCCACTGCCATTTTCCCGATCCATTCCAGCGGTAAGGAAATGGTCGTGATGTCGAGCATTTCACTAAGGCTATCATTATTGAAGCCGAGAATGGCCACATCTTCCGGTACCCTTATACCCGATTTCTTAGCGGTAAGAATGAAGCCTGCCGCCGTGTCATCGTTCGTGATGATTATGGCTTCAGGTTTATCTGACATTGAATTCCATTCCTGAAACAATTGTTCACCGTCTTTAATGTGGTAACTGCCTTCAAACAGCCATTCTTTATTGTTTATCAGTTGATGTTTATTCATGATATCGTTAAAGGCCTTTGTACGATGAGAACTATTTCTGCTCTTTTTACGGCCAAGGCTGTATCCAATTTTCTTATATCCTTTTGCAATCACGTACTCAAGTGCACAGGAGAAAGCTGCATAATGATCAATGCTGATGGATGAGAATTCAGCCTGGGCTGTATCTTCACATAAGATGATCGGTCCGTATTTTTGATAATCCAAAAAGATTTTTATTTCCGAAATCCTTGAACAAACGATAATGCCATCGAGCTGCTTCATTTGCAGCATATTCAAAGCCTGGATTTCTTTCTCTCTGTCATAATTGGTTTGAAAGATGACTATATGACAGCCAATTGCATTTGCCTGTTTAGTGATTCCGTTAACGATTGCCCCGTAATATGGGTGATTGTTGAAGGGGATGATGATGCCGATAAGATTAGTTTTGCCTTTTGAAAGATGAATGGCGTTGATGTTTCTCGAATAATTCAAACGATCGATGGCTTCTAAAACGCTCTTTCTTTTATCGGGGCTTACATAAGGATGATCATTCAATACACGAGACACTGTTGAGACAGATACACCAGCACATTGAGCAATTTCTTTAATATTTGTCATGGTATCACCGTTTTTTCTTTTTTTATATTGTACAGTATGAAACCCATTTCAGGGCAAGTGAACAGAGTGAGGCTGTTGAAGAATTCTTCAAATAAGGTCTTGTTCTGGTATGGGTTTCATCCTTTAAGATTGGTTTAAATCTTAGAGGAGGAGGGGATCATGATGTTCCAAACTTTAATCACCCTGTTTGTGCTTTGTGGAATCGAATTGGGATTTGCGTACTTGGCAATTTCCTTGAAACAGGAAAAATAAGTGGCAATGCATTTGAAATGCCTGATGCCCGTCAAGAATTCCGCGTTTACTCGTGTATTTTGGTACTTTACTCGTGAAATCCGCGCATTTACTCGTGAATTTCACGTCGTCCCGCTATAAACATTAAAAAAAGCTCCCCTAGTTTATATTCACCATTAAAACTCCACAATATAAATATAACTTCATCGTTACGTTTCATGTACGGAAGGGAAGAAGTACTCTCCATAGAAATGACTGACTGTCTGGAAGCTCCCTAGTAGAGATTCCAGACAGTTTTTGCTGTGTGTAAAAGTCATTGGACTTTTGAAATGTTTGAAAAATAGTTGCACTTTTTTAGTATATTTGTGTATAGTATAAATTAAGTTGTATAGAGGAAACTTTTTAGCGTTTACGACAATGTAAAAAAATTTGCACTTAGTTTTGCACATGGCAAACTATTTTAGAGAGATGAAAAAGGGAGGGAATATGGATGGGTTTTCTAAAATCTATTGGGGGCGTGCTTGCTGCATTGCTGATTTTAACAGGGTGCGGCAATGATACGGTCGAAAAGGATAACGGCAATGGCAAGTTGGACGTCGTTACAACGACGGGAATGATTGGGGATTTGGTTGAGAATATCGGCGGTAAACATGTCGAGGTCACCAGTTTAATGGGACCGGGAGTCGACCCCCATCTATATAAAGCGACACAGGGTGATGTGGAGACACTGGATTCGGCTGATATGATTTTTTATAATGGTGTGCATCTTGAAGGGAAAATGACGGATATATTCGAAATGATGAGCAAGGATAAACCGACGATTGCCGTAACGGAGGACTTCAAGGAGAACCAGCTTCGCAAAGTGAGTGCTACGGAGCATGATCCCCACGTATGGTTTGATGTAAAGCTTTGGATCGTAGCGGCGGACACAGTCAAGAAAGAGTTGATTGCCAATGATCCGGACCATGAAGCGGAGTTTCGTGAAAATTATGAAGAGTACGTCCTGCAATTGGAGGAACTTGATAAATATGTTCAAGATGAAATTAATAAAATTCCAGAAGATCAACGGGTGCTCGTTACAGCACATGATGCTTTTGGATACTACGGTAAGTCATATGGCCTGGACGTAAGGGGTCTCCAAGGAATCAATACATTATCGGAATATGGATCAAAAGATGTTACTGATATGCGGAATTATCTTGTGGAGAACAAAATAAAAGCGATTTTCATTGAGTCAAGCGTACCAAGGAAGGCTATCGAGGCTGTCATTCAAGGTGCAGGGAAGCAGGGCCACAAAGTTGAAATCGGCGGTGAATTGTTCTCGGATGCAATGGGTGAAAAAGGGACGGAAGAAGGAACGTATATCGGGATGGTCCGTCATAATACCGACACCATCGTTCATGCTTTGAAATAAGGGGGAGAAACTATGAATCAAGCAGCTTTGAAGGTCGAGAATTTAACGATTGCATATCATAAGAAGCCGGTTGTCGAAGATGTCTCATTTGAGGTGCCGGAAGGGAATTTAATCGGTATCATAGGCCCCAATGGAGCAGGGAAGTCCACTTTGATAAAGGGAATACTGGAATTGATCCCAAAAATATCGGGGCAAATCACAATAAAGGGTTCGACTTATAAATCGATGAGGAAGAGTATTGGCTATGTACCACAGCGTGAGTCAGTGGATTGGGATTTTCCAACCAACGCACTCGATGTCGTGATGATGGGCAGATATGGTCATCTCGGATGGCTGAAGCGACCAGGGAAGTCCGAGAGGCAGAAGGGGATGGAGTGCCTGGATAAGGTGGGAATGGCTGAATACGCTAACCGCCAGATCAGCCAGCTATCAGGTGGACAGCAGCAACGGATATTCCTGGCCCGTGCATTGGCACAGGAAGCGGATATTTACTTTATGGATGAACCGTTCGTAGGGGTGGATGCGGCAACTGAGAAAGCAATCATACAATTGCTGATGGAATTGAAGGAAAAAGGCAAAACAGTTCTGGTTGTGCATCATGACCTATCCACTGTGAAGGAATATTTCGACTGGACGATGTTATTGAATAAAAAGGTGATGAAAATAGGTCCGACAGAAGAAGTGTTCATTCCCGAATACTTACAGGCAACATATGGAGGCCGCCTAGCAATACTATCAGACACTAAGTCCGGCCTTTTATTAAAATGAGGTGTACATGATGAACATACTGGATATTATTACTGATCCAAATACAAGGTGGATATTGCTTGGCACGATGTTCCTCGGATTAAGCAGCGGGGTCATCGGCAGCTTTGCCTACCTCAGAAAGCAGTCCTTGCTTGGCGACACGCTCGCACATGCAGCGTTACCAGGTATCTGTGTCGCCTTTATGTTAACTGGAGTGAAATCCACTTCCTACTTTCTAATAGGTGCTGCCTTGGCAGGCTTAGTGGCTGTCTTTTTGATCAGTGTGCTTACGAGATACAGTAAGATCAAGCAGGATGCGGCCTTGGGAATCGTCTTATCTTCTTTCTTTGGCTTCGGAATTGTCATGCTTACGCAGATCCAGCAGAGCGAGTATGGAAACCAGAGTGGATTGGATACCTTTTTATTCGGACAGACGGCGTCAATGGTCATGTCCGATGTATATATGATGATGACGGTTTCCTTTATTCTCATTTTCACTTGTACCGTATTTTTTAAAGAATTCAAATTACTGTCCTTTGACCCTGGGTTTGCTAAGGGGATGGGATTGCCGGTTGTTTTTCTGGATTATTTCATCATGATGCTGATCGTGGCAGCTGTAGTGATCGGTATCCAGGCTGTAGGCGTCGTATTGATGGCATCTTTACTGATAACTCCTGCGGTTTCTGCGAGGTATTGGACGGAGCGGCTGCATATCATGGTCATCCTGTCTGGTGTATTCGGAATGTTGAGCGGTGTGTCTGGAACGTTGATCAGTACATCTGTCAATGATTTGCCAACAGGACCGTTAATTGTCTTATCCGCGACGGTATGGTTTTTCTTTTCCATGCTTTTTGCACCTAAACGCGGAGTGCTTTCATCTATATGGAGAAGGGTATCGACGAAAAAGAAATATTCTCTCGAACAGGATAGAAGGAAAGGGAGCCACTCATCATGAATGATTTTTGGATTATCTTAGTCGGAGCATTAGTGGCGGGTTCTTGCAGTGTATTAGGATGCTTTTTGATAGTCAGGAAAATGACGTTGATTGGGGATGCCATCAGTCATTCTGTTTTGCCGGGAATCGTATTAGCGTTTTTAATAACGGGGACCCGTGATTCGGTTCCAATGCTGATCGGGGCTGCTGCGCTCGGCTTGCTTACCGTATTCTTGATTCAGCTTTTCCAATCGTCGGGCGTTCAAGCTGACGCAGCGATCGGGATTGTATTTACTTCCCTTTTTGCAACGGGAATCGTACTTGTGAGCTTGTATACGCAACAAATAGATTTTGACCTGGAACATGTCCTTTATGGCGAAATAGCCTATACTCCCTGGAACACAATGACAATCGCGGGAATCGAAGTTGGACCAAAAGCTGTTTGGATAGTTGGCAGTTGTTTTATCCTGAACCTCATACTGATCTTCCTTTTCTTCAAACAGTTTAAACTCGTGTCATTTGATCCATCACTTGCTGCTGCAATGGGAATTCCTGTACTGTTCTTTCATTACTTATTGATGAGCCTCATTTCACTGACAACTGTAGCTTCTTTTGATAGTGTAGGTTCCATTTTAGTAGTTGGAATGCTCATCATACCTGCGGCAACGGCTTATCTGCTGTCAGACCGTTTAAGCCGCATGATATTGGTCAGTATCGGGGTCGGGGTGCTAAGTTCCGTCATTGGCTACTATTCAGCCACCATTTTGGATGCTTCGATATCAGGTTGCATGGTGGGTTCGGCCGCCATATTATTCGGATTGGCCTTTCTCTTTTCCCCAAGCCATGGATTGGTCAGCAGATTGCTGAAACGGAGAAAATCAAAGGAATCACAAGCATAGCTCCCCCTGCCTACAGGCTTCATGGAAAAAACTCCATGAAGCCTGTAAACTATTCTTCTATATAGTTGTGATTTTATTTGTTTAAAGTATAATGAATAAGTGTATTTATAGAAGTATCGCAGGAGCCTTTTTAAGGGAGAGTTAAGTATGGAAGAACAAAATAAATTTTCATCACGGATAGATTTTTCTTTGGTCACAATATTGCTGTTATTATGCGTTGGAAGTTGCTTAGCAATCTATAGTGCCCAAACGACTGGACAGTACGCTGAAAACTTCTTAATTAAACAAATTTTTTGGTATATAGTAGGAATCGGAATCGTATTAGGGTTCATCACCCTGGATTCGGATCAGTTGAAAAAAATATCTTGGTATGCCTATGGCTTCGGATTATTTTTGCTTTTTTTGCTGATCGTTATGCCAAGTAACATCGTACCTAATATAAATGGTGCAAGAAGCTGGTTCGTCATTCCAGGAATCGGTTCGATTCAGCCATCGGAATTCATGAAGGTTTTCCTGATTTTGGCTTTAGCAAATGTCATCTCAAACCATCATCTCAAAAACACGCTGAAAACAATTCAAACGGATATATGGCTGCTTATTAAAATCGGTCTTGTGACCGGTGCCCCCTTATTGTTAATCATGCAACAGCCAGATTTGGGTACCTCGCTTGTCATCATGTCAATCATGCTCGGAATGATTTTCATTTCAGGGGTAACATGGAAGATCCTGCTGCCGATCGTTTCAGGAGGAATTGTCGTCGCTTCAACGGTCCTATACTTTGTCCTTTGGAAGCCGGAGATCTTGGAAAAATACCTAGGGGTAAAATCCTATCAATTCGGCCGTATCTATTCTTGGCTGGATCCATATAATTATGCCAGCTCCGAAGGGTATCACTTAACCAAATCCTTACTGGCCATCGGCTCCGGCCAGACTACAGGCAAGGGAATCGGTTCGAGGGAAGTGTATTTGCCTGAGAGTCATTCAGATTTCATTTTCAGCATCATCGGTGAAGAATTCGGCTTCATCGGATCAAGTATTATAATTTCCTTGTTTTTCCTATTGATTTACCACATAACAAAAACGGGAATGGACACGAAAAATAACTTCTATACATATATCTGTGTTGGCGTTATAAGCATGTTGACGTTTCACGTTTTTCAAAACATCGGCATGACTGTAGGCCTTTTGCCGATTACGGGGATTCCGCTTCCATTTGTCAGTTATGGAGGAAGCTCGCTAATGGGGAACATGATGGCCATGGGCTTAATATTCAGCATTCGGTATCACTATAAGAAGTATATGTTTTCAACGGATATCTAAATATAAAGCCGGCCCGCCTTGGGCCGGCTTTATTTGTAGCAAAAAAACAAAAGGAGCAGAATCCACCCCCCTGAATGTTTACTTATTGAATGTTCGTTCCAGCTGGAAATTGATTTTTATAACCGGAAAATTGTTGATACGATTGGCTTAAGCTGGTAGCTTGCGCCTTTTCTAAACTATACCAGCCTTTTTCGAACATAAGGTTAAAGAGTTCTCGCTGCATCTCCTGATTTTCTTTGGAAATGGAGAAAATGTCTTGGAAAAGTGCTTGGTTACTCATTTCGTGTAGGGTAACGGAAAGGGAGTTACAAAAGTATTTTTCAGTTGTTAGCATATCATTTATGAAATCCCTCTCATTCATTTGCGGTGTCTTTGCCACGGGAGATTCTGGATTTTGGACTTTGTTTTCATTGGGCATCAAGAACCCTCCTTTACTGGAATTGTTGTTGACCTTGAATTTGATCCGGGTTCAAATGTTTCAAGATGGTATCGTAATGGCGTTGATGCATGAGACCGCACCGATTTAATGCATCAATGATTTGCGGGTCCTTGCATTGTGTGGCAAAAAAATGTGCCTTTTTAACCGCATTCAGATTCCATGCAAGCATATCGGTTAAGTATAAGCTATCTTTCACCGAAACCATTTCCGGCGGCTGCTTCATAAAGACGGTGGACTGCTGTTGGCTGTTAAACGAATTTTGCTGTTCCATCATTCTACCTCCTTAAGTGTTCTTTAAACGAGCTTAATTTTCCCTTCATGAATTTTTTTTATTCTTGATTCTAAATATCTGAAAAATGAATTAAATGGTAAAATAATCTTGTGCATCTATTTTCCAAAATGATTTGGAGGGGAATGCAGATGGAAAGAATATTGAAAAATCTATTCCTTTTTTTATCAAAGAACAAAGGCATGACAAAAGGAGCGAAAAAATACGGGCTGCGGTTTGGAGCATCTCGTTTCGTCGCAGGAGATTCCTTGGATATGGCATGTGAAGTGATTGCAGATCTTAATCGGAAAGGGCTTGCTGTCACCATTGATTATTTAGGTGAATTCATTGAAGATGAACAAGAAGCAAGGAAGATGGCAGATGAGTGCATCGAAGCGATCCGCATGATAGGCAGAAATGAACTGGATTCACAGTTATCCCTGAAGCTGACATCGATGGGCTTGGATGTGTCCGAACGAGTCGTAATGAATAACATGCGGAGGATCTTAGATGAAGCTAAAGCCCATCGTGTTTTCGTGACGCTTGATATGGAAGATTTTCCGCGCTGTCAGCAAACTTTGGATGTATTCAAAAACCTAAAGTCTGAATATAATGAATTGGGGACTGTTATCCAAGCTTATCTGTATCGGACTGAGAAGGATATTGAGGAGCTGGATGCATACCATCCGAATCTAAGACTTGTTAAAGGGGCTTATAAAGAACCAAGGGAAGTGGCTTTTCCCGAGAAAGAAGATGTGGATGAGAATTTTAAGAAAATCATCAAGAAGCATATGCAAAATGGCAATTACACTGCCGTTGCCACACATGATGATAAAATCATTGATTATACGAGGGACTTGGTCAAAGATCACGGAATTCCCCGGGATCGCTTTGAATTTCAAATGTTATACGGCATCCGTAATGAAAAGCAGCTTGAACTTGCTAAAGAAGGATATAAGGTAAGGGTGTATGTTCCTTACGGTACGGATTGGTATGGATATTTCATGCGCCGCCTTGCGGAGAGACCGGCCAATATTGCTTTCGTTTTAAAAGGCCTTTTCAAGAAATAGAAAGCGAGAGCCGCCCCGGAAAAGGAACGGCTGCTCAAATTAAGAAGGATTATCTTTTGAACTGATTGTTCTGGCTGTTCACTTTATTGATTCCATGTTGACGTTCAGCGCCAGGGCCGGCATTGCCTTTAACGCTTGCTGCGCTTACGGCTGCTTTAGAAGGATTATCTTTACGCTTCATTATATAAGTCACCTCCTACCAGGTTATTTTTTACTGAAAGGAGGAGAAATAACCAAAAGAACTCGGAGAAAAAAATATTTTTTTCCTGTTTAAATCATTGCGGAATTTCCAAATATATTCTATATTAGTAATAAGAAAAAATATTCAAAATTTTTTTGGATTAAAAATGAATGAGCATTCATTCAATAAATTGTGTAAGGGGGATATGAACTTGGTTCGACAAATACGAAAGGCTGCTGTTCTAGGGTCAGGAGTTATGGGATCAGGGATTGCTGCACACCTTGCTAACATCGGCATTCCGACTTTATTATTGGATATTGTACCTCGTGAGCTCACTGAGGATGAAAAGAAAAAGGGACTGACATTAGATAATAAACAAGTGCGTAACCGCATCAGTCAAACTGCGATTACGAAACTTTTAAAACAGAAACCAGCTCCGCTTTCTGCTAAGGGAAACATTGCGTTGATCGAGGCGGGAAACCTGGAAGATGATATAAGTCGTTTAAAGGATGTCGATTGGATCATCGAAGTGGTCGTTGAGAAACTTGAGGTGAAGCAAAGCGTGTTTGCCCAGGTTGATCAGCATCGTAAACCAGGAAGCATCGTTTCATCGAATACATCTGGAATTTCAATCGAAGCGATGGCAGAAGGCCGTTCGGAGGACTTTCAAAAGCACTTCCTGGGAACACACTTCTTCAATCCGCCGCGTTATCTTAAATTGTTGGAGATCATCCCTACTAAAGCAACTTCACCAGAAGTGCTCGAATACATGAAACGATTCGGCGAAGATGTACTGGGAAAAGGTGTCGTCGAAGCCAAGGATACCCCTAACTTCATCGCAAACCGTATTGGAACCTATGGTTTATTGGTCACTCTGCGGGAAATGCAAAAAGGCGGATACAGTGTTGGTGAGGTCGATTCGGTTACAGGTCCGTTGATTGGAAGGGCAACTAGCGCAACTTTCCGGACACTTGATGTAGTCGGATTGGATACCTTTGCACATGTTGCCAGAAACGTATATGACCAGGTGGATGGAGAAGAAAAGGACGTTTTCAAAATACCTGATTTCATGAATGAAATGCTTAAGAATGGGTGGCTTGGAAGCAAGTCAGGCCAAGGGTTTTTCTTGAAAAAAGGCAAGGAAATCCTTGAACTGAATCCCGAAACCCTTGAATATGAAGCACGAAAAAGATTAAAAACGCCTTCCATCGAAATGGCTAAACAGGCCAAGGGCTTGGAAAATAAAATGAAAGCGCTTGTTTATAGCGAAGACCGTGCCGGCCAATTACTTTGGAATGTTCTGAATCCGGCGCTTGTGTATTCTGCCCAGCTGCTTGGGGACATTGCGGATGACATCGTGGGGATCGATCAAGCGATGAAATGGGGATTCGGATGGTCCACAGGTCCTTTTGAAACCTGGGATGCGATAGGTGTAGAAAAATCGGTAGCCCGAATGGAAGCTGAAGGCATCACCGTTCCGCAATGGGTGAAGGATATGCTCGCTAAAGGCATCACTTCTTTCTATAAAGAAGAAAATGGCATAGTTCACTATTATGATAATGGTGAATATAAAGAACTTGTCGAAAATCCTAAAGTGATCAATCTTAAAGCGATCAAGAAGCAAAAAGGCGTAATCAAGAAAAACAGTGGTGCAAGCTTGATGGATATCGGCGATGGAGTGGCTCTTCTTGAATTCACTTCACCGAATAATGCAATCGGTCTGGATATCATACAAATGATCAATGCTGCGGTCGACGAAGCGGAAGCGAATTTCAAAGGCCTGGTCATCGGAAACCAAGGAAAGAATTTCTGTGTAGGCGCTAATATTGCAATGATGCTAATGGAAGCGCAAGATGACAATATTTTTGAACTCGATATGGTCATCAGCCAATTCCAAAAGGCGATGCTTAAAATCAAGTACAGTGCAGTTCCTGTAGTGGTTGCCCCGTTTAATATGACACTTGGCGGGGGTGCTGAAGTATCTCTTCCGGCTGCGCGCATCCAGGCAACGACTGAAACGTATATGGGACTAGTGGAAGCTGGTGTAGGCTTGATCCCAGGCGGCGGAGGGACTAAAGAACTTTATGTGAAGACGTTGAGGAATATGCCGAAGGGCGTCGACTTTGACTTACAGAAAGTGGCCAACCAAGTATTTGAAACGGTCGCCATGGCAAAAGTTTCGACCTCCGCCGAGGAAGCAAAAGGTAATAATTTCCTTAATTCAGCTGATGGAATAAGCGTGAATGCGGATCATCAGCTATATGATGCGAAACAGGCGGTACTTTCCATGCATGAACAAGGTTATACCGCTCCAGCCCGCACAAAGATCCCTGTCGTAGGTGAAACGGGATATGCCGCACTTCTATTAGGAGCGGAATCCATGCGCCTTTCAGGATTCTTATCAGATCATGACCTTGTCATAGCCAAAGAGCTTGCATACGTCCTTGCAGGGGGAAAACTCCCATTTGGCACGGAAGTAGATGAACAGTATATCTTGAACTTAGAAAAACAAGCATTCCTAAAACTGATTTCGACTCCGAAATCTCAGGCAAGGATGCAGCACATGCTTATTAAAGGGAAACCACTCCGTAATTGATGAATAGATGAAGATAAGCGAAAACGAAGATTAATAGATCGATAGCTTAAAAATGAGTAAGGGGGATCCTCATGAAAGAAGCGGTAATAGTAGCTGGAGCAAGGACTCCGGTAGGAAGAGCGAAAAAAGGTTCTCTTGCTAGTGTACGTCCTGATGATTTAGGGGCTCTTGTTGTAAAGGAAACGTTAAAGCGCGCAGGGAATTATGAAGGCACCATAGATGACCTGATTATCGGTTGTGCAATGCCTGAAGCGGAGCAAGGATTGAACATGGCGCGTAACATCGGAGCGTTGGCAGGATTGCCTTATACAGTACCCGCCATAACGATTAATCGTTACTGTTCAAGCGGGCTGCAAAGTATCGCTTATGGGGCGGAAAGGATCATGCTTGGCCAAAGTGATACAGTCATTGCAGGCGGAGCGGAATCCATGAGCCTTTTGCCAATGATGGGCCATGTAACACGTCCGAACGCGAGACTTGCGGAAACGGCACCGGAATATTATATGGGTATGGGTCACACTGCCGAAGCCGTTGCAAAAAAATACGGAATTTCCCGTGACGATCAAGATGCATTTTCTGTTAGAAGTCATCAAAAGGCGGCTAAGGCCATTGCAGAAGGAAAGTTTTCGGATGAGATCGTACCGGTTGACGTAACGCTTCGTTCAGTGGGACCAGATCTTAAGTTGCAGGAAAAATCATTTACTTTTACACAGGATGAGGGCGTTCGACCAGGCACGACTGCTGAAGTGCTAAAAAAACTAAGACCCGCATTCTCTGTTACAGGATCCGTAACAGCAGGGAATTCATCACAAACGAGTGATGGTGCAGCCGCGGTCATGGTCATGGATGGGGAAAAGGCCTCTTCATTAGGGTTGAAACCGATGGGTAAGTTCCGTTCCTTTGCTGTAGCAGGGGTACCGCCTGAAATCATGGGCATCGGACCGATTGCGGCCATTCCAAAAGCTTTGAAGCTAGCGGGTCTTGAGTTATCCGATATTGGTTTATTTGAATTGAATGAAGCCTTTGCTTCCCAATCCATTCAAATCATTCGTGAGCTCGGATTGAATGAAGAGATTGTCAATGTGAATGGCGGAGCCATTGCCTTAGGCCATCCACTAGGATGTTCAGGAGCAAAATTGACATTAAGCCTGCTTCATGAAATGAAGCGCAGAAACCAACAGTTCGGAGTCGTGACAATGTGTATCGGCGGCGGAATGGGTGCTGCTGGAGTATTTGAATTATTGGCGTAATCCCACCCCTCCCGGAAGCTGTCATGCTTCCGGCGGGTTTACTATCTTAAATACTTAGGAGGAAATAACATGTCCAATCAAACTACAGATAACCTTATTAAAGGCGGAGCCTTTTTAGTAGAAGATATTACGTATGATCAAGTGTTTACACCGGAAGATTATTCTGATGAGCATAAAATGATTGCCAAAACTGCCGAGGATTTCGTAGTGAATGAAATTCTGCCGCAGGTTGAACGTTTGGAAAACCATGAATTTGACCGTTCCGTTAAATTACTGAAGCATGCAGGTGAAATCGGTTTACTTGGTGCTGACGTTCCTGAGGAATACAGCGGATTGGGTCTTGATAAAATCAGTTCGGCATTGATTACGGAAAAAATGGCACTTGCAGGCGGCTTCGGAATTACGCATGGTGCACATGTAGGTATCGGATCTTTGCCGATCGTATTATTCGGGAATGAAGACCAAAAGAAAAAATACCTCCCATTACTTGCAACGGGTGAGAAGATTGCTGCGTATGCCTTAACGGAACCAAGCTCAGGTTCCGATGCCTTGGGAGCAAAAACGACAGCGAAATTGAATGCAGAGGGAACACACTATATCTTAAATGGTGAAAAACAATGGATTACAAATGCAGGCTTTGCAGATGTCTTCTGTGTATACGCCAAAATCGACGGCGAACAATTCTCCGCCTTCATTGTTGAGCGTGATTATAAAGGCGTATCAACTGGGGCTGAAGAGAAGAAAATGGGGATCAAAAGCTCATCTACTCGGACTTTAATCCTCGAAGATGTACATGTCCCAGTTGAAAACCTTTTGGGTGTAGCAGGAAAAGGGCATGTCATCGCTTTCAATATCCTGAATATCGGCCGTTATAAATTAGGCGTCGGTGCTGTCGGCGGATCTAAACGTGCCCTTGAGATTACAGCTGCTTATACGAATCAACGTCAACAGTTCAAAACGAAAATTTCCGATTTTAACTTGACGAAAGAAAAACTTGCAACAATGGCATCTAAAATTTATGCAGCAGAAAGCTCTGTATACCGTACCGTTGGCCTTTATGATCAAAGACAAAGCAAATTGACGGATGAGCAAGTGAAAGATGGGAAATCAATGGCGGCTGCAATCGCTGAATATGCCATTGAGTGTTCTTTGAATAAATTCTTCGCTTCCGAAGTATTGGATTATGTTACGGACGAAGGCGTACAGCTTCATGGCGGCTATGGTTTCATGCAGGAGTATGAAATTGAAAAAGCATATCGTGATTCCCGTATTAACCGGATCTTTGAAGGTACAAATGAAATCAATCGATTGCTTGTCCCGGG
This window encodes:
- a CDS encoding proline dehydrogenase family protein, producing MERILKNLFLFLSKNKGMTKGAKKYGLRFGASRFVAGDSLDMACEVIADLNRKGLAVTIDYLGEFIEDEQEARKMADECIEAIRMIGRNELDSQLSLKLTSMGLDVSERVVMNNMRRILDEAKAHRVFVTLDMEDFPRCQQTLDVFKNLKSEYNELGTVIQAYLYRTEKDIEELDAYHPNLRLVKGAYKEPREVAFPEKEDVDENFKKIIKKHMQNGNYTAVATHDDKIIDYTRDLVKDHGIPRDRFEFQMLYGIRNEKQLELAKEGYKVRVYVPYGTDWYGYFMRRLAERPANIAFVLKGLFKK
- a CDS encoding YuzL family protein → MMKRKDNPSKAAVSAASVKGNAGPGAERQHGINKVNSQNNQFKR
- a CDS encoding 3-hydroxyacyl-CoA dehydrogenase/enoyl-CoA hydratase family protein, whose product is MNLVRQIRKAAVLGSGVMGSGIAAHLANIGIPTLLLDIVPRELTEDEKKKGLTLDNKQVRNRISQTAITKLLKQKPAPLSAKGNIALIEAGNLEDDISRLKDVDWIIEVVVEKLEVKQSVFAQVDQHRKPGSIVSSNTSGISIEAMAEGRSEDFQKHFLGTHFFNPPRYLKLLEIIPTKATSPEVLEYMKRFGEDVLGKGVVEAKDTPNFIANRIGTYGLLVTLREMQKGGYSVGEVDSVTGPLIGRATSATFRTLDVVGLDTFAHVARNVYDQVDGEEKDVFKIPDFMNEMLKNGWLGSKSGQGFFLKKGKEILELNPETLEYEARKRLKTPSIEMAKQAKGLENKMKALVYSEDRAGQLLWNVLNPALVYSAQLLGDIADDIVGIDQAMKWGFGWSTGPFETWDAIGVEKSVARMEAEGITVPQWVKDMLAKGITSFYKEENGIVHYYDNGEYKELVENPKVINLKAIKKQKGVIKKNSGASLMDIGDGVALLEFTSPNNAIGLDIIQMINAAVDEAEANFKGLVIGNQGKNFCVGANIAMMLMEAQDDNIFELDMVISQFQKAMLKIKYSAVPVVVAPFNMTLGGGAEVSLPAARIQATTETYMGLVEAGVGLIPGGGGTKELYVKTLRNMPKGVDFDLQKVANQVFETVAMAKVSTSAEEAKGNNFLNSADGISVNADHQLYDAKQAVLSMHEQGYTAPARTKIPVVGETGYAALLLGAESMRLSGFLSDHDLVIAKELAYVLAGGKLPFGTEVDEQYILNLEKQAFLKLISTPKSQARMQHMLIKGKPLRN
- a CDS encoding acetyl-CoA C-acetyltransferase translates to MKEAVIVAGARTPVGRAKKGSLASVRPDDLGALVVKETLKRAGNYEGTIDDLIIGCAMPEAEQGLNMARNIGALAGLPYTVPAITINRYCSSGLQSIAYGAERIMLGQSDTVIAGGAESMSLLPMMGHVTRPNARLAETAPEYYMGMGHTAEAVAKKYGISRDDQDAFSVRSHQKAAKAIAEGKFSDEIVPVDVTLRSVGPDLKLQEKSFTFTQDEGVRPGTTAEVLKKLRPAFSVTGSVTAGNSSQTSDGAAAVMVMDGEKASSLGLKPMGKFRSFAVAGVPPEIMGIGPIAAIPKALKLAGLELSDIGLFELNEAFASQSIQIIRELGLNEEIVNVNGGAIALGHPLGCSGAKLTLSLLHEMKRRNQQFGVVTMCIGGGMGAAGVFELLA
- a CDS encoding acyl-CoA dehydrogenase family protein — encoded protein: MSNQTTDNLIKGGAFLVEDITYDQVFTPEDYSDEHKMIAKTAEDFVVNEILPQVERLENHEFDRSVKLLKHAGEIGLLGADVPEEYSGLGLDKISSALITEKMALAGGFGITHGAHVGIGSLPIVLFGNEDQKKKYLPLLATGEKIAAYALTEPSSGSDALGAKTTAKLNAEGTHYILNGEKQWITNAGFADVFCVYAKIDGEQFSAFIVERDYKGVSTGAEEKKMGIKSSSTRTLILEDVHVPVENLLGVAGKGHVIAFNILNIGRYKLGVGAVGGSKRALEITAAYTNQRQQFKTKISDFNLTKEKLATMASKIYAAESSVYRTVGLYDQRQSKLTDEQVKDGKSMAAAIAEYAIECSLNKFFASEVLDYVTDEGVQLHGGYGFMQEYEIEKAYRDSRINRIFEGTNEINRLLVPGTFLKKALKGELPLLQKAQGLQEELMMMMPEEPGDEPLAQEKMLVRNAKKIGILAAGLAAQKYGKNLDQEQEILSNIADIASLAYAAESVVLRTEKAIAVKGLEKNKQKVLYTEIFVQEAFNEIEQHAKETLIAVETGDTLRIMLSSLRKLTRHNPINVIAKKREASIKVIEAEKYAL